A single window of Channa argus isolate prfri chromosome 12, Channa argus male v1.0, whole genome shotgun sequence DNA harbors:
- the dok1b gene encoding docking protein 1b isoform X1, which translates to MDFPCWLKDFQIADLPVTNKLSSWAVRQLPTRSVNKWKKNWFVLFPASQNGIARLEFYDSPSGGGGGAGGGSGGGSNEKTRKLDKKIIRLSECISILPALTETCPKENMAAFCVETNDKTHVFAAEKNAAKDWMDTMCDIAFQGGSGSINAAADSNGGPQDLQMSENLIYYSREEVNEFWVTIQHTEASDRCGLAGSYWLKAENDAMILKDPKTKKHIQVWPYKLLRRYGRDRVMFSFEAGRRCDSGPGNFTFDTKQGNEIFMLVDQAIQSQKAQAEERHLSCPFNFDPDCPASLQHIRNPSGVTSGNGDNSSCSSREADGDSGGSKPGSADGVLGKREGDVGGVRGQGGGAAGGLKSRSLPEPPVMLGGLAAKGLPSTDEQAGFYSEPADSVRLPLLNADSLYSDPVDSIKTQNQTSNSSTPPVPTPRLRPVGDESSGGGFQGDHHHGGTNHRKPPDMSLYFYDQVNMELNQKTSGLNLNGPAGGGRGGGRGVNSNRRPPVGQVQGALSPPAHRVEHIYDEPEGCAKANAGMPAIAGITIYDEARLEPLSLKRLDDLVATSGAEGNFNTVSTGKPSESHRQSLPQPGPSRGTPQPPTPKFPKPITAPKPGRGPFTRKEPVPLPPGKHGGPGSNLNNNNNIWGSVGGQGKELYSRVSKKKALPGNPWYSQHQQALLRSPDIIYDNLGDI; encoded by the exons ACTCGCTCAGTCAAT aaatggaagaagaatTGGTTTGTCCTTTTTCCTGCCAGTCAAAATGGCATTGCCCGCCTCGAATTCTATGACTCACCCTCAGGTGGAGGGGGAGGGGCTGGTGGAGGCTCAGGAGGTGGGTCCAATGAGAAAACCAGGAAGTTGGACAAGAAGATCATCCGCTTGTCTGAGTGCATTTCCATCCTGCCAGCACTGACGGAGACCTGTCCCAAAGAAAACATGGCGGCGTTCTGTGTGGAAACCAATGACAAGACACATGTGTTTGCTGCAGAGAAGAATGCTGCCAAGGACTGGATGGATACTATGTGTGACATTGCATTTCAG GGAGGAAGTGGCAGCATTAATGCTGCTGCAGACTCTAATGGAGGACCCCAGGACCTGCAGATGTCTGAAAACCTCATCTACTACTCCAGAGAGGAGG TGAATGAATTCTGGGTGACTATTCAGCATACTGAAGCGTCAGATCGTTGTGGGCTGGCAGGCAGCTACTGGCTTAAAGCGGAAAATGACGCCATGATTTTAAAGGATCCAAAGACCAAAAAGCATATCCAGGTGTGGCCATACAAGCTGCTGAGGAGATACGGGAGAGACCGG GTGATGTTTTCATTTGAGGCTGGTCGTCGTTGTGACTCAGGCCCTGGTAACTTCACCTTTGATACCAAGCAAGGGAATGAAATCTTCATGCTGGTGGACCAGGCCATTCAGTCACAGAAGGCACAGGCTGAGGAACGCCACCTTAGCTGTCCCTTCAACTTTGACCCTGACTGCCCTGCATCACTGCAGCACATACGCAACCCGAGTGGTGTGACATCAGGAAATGGagacaacagcagctgcagcagtcgGGAGGCAGATGGTGATTCTGGTGGCAGCAAACCGGGCTCTGCTGATGGTGTGCTTGGGAAAAGAGAAGGAGATGTTGGAGGAGTAAGAGGACAAGGAGGTGGAGCTGCAGGGGGACTTAAAAGCAGGAGTTTACCTGAACCACCAGTTATGTTGGGGGGTTTGGCAGCAAAAGGTCTTCCCTCAACCGATGAACAGGCAGGTTTTTACTCGGAGCCAGCTGACTCTGTGCGTCTGCCTCTGCTCAATGCTGACAGCCTCTACTCTGACCCGGTAGACAGCATCAAAACTCAGAACCAAACAAGCAACTCATCCACACCCCCAGTGCCCACCCCCCGCCTACGACCAGTAGGAGACGAGTCCTCAGGAGGTGGCTTCCAAGGGGATCATCACCATGGAGGGACCAACCACAGGAAGCCCCCAGATATGTCCTTGTACTTTTACGACCAGGTCAACATGGAGCTGAACCAGAAAACAAGTGGTCTGAATCTGAATGGGCCAGCAGGGGGGggaagagggggaggaagaggggTGAACAGTAACAGACGACCTCCAGTAGGGCAAGTACAGGGGGCTTTGTCACCTCCTGCTCACCGTGTGGAGCACATATATGATGAACCAGAGGGCTGCGCCAAAGCGAACGCGGGCATGCCTGCTATTGCAGGGATAACTATTTATGACGAGGCTCGTTTGGAGCCTCTCAGCCTGAAGAGACTGGACGACTTGGTGGCCACATCAGGTGCAGAGGGGAATTTCAACACTGTTTCCACCGGAAAGCCATCGGAGTCTCACAGACAATCTCTTCCACAGCCCGGCCCGAGCCGTGGCACGCCCCAGCCTCCAACTCCGAAGTTTCCCAAGCCTATTACAGCCCCCAAGCCAGGTAGGGGTCCTTTCACTCGTAAGGAGCCAGTGCCACTGCCCCCTGGGAAACATGGAGGTCCTGGTAGCAatttgaacaacaacaacaacatttgggGTTCAGTAGGAGGACAGGGAAAGGAGCTGTACAGCAGAGTGTCTAAAAAGAAAGCCCTCCCTGGTAATCCGTGGTACAGCCAGCACCAG
- the dok1b gene encoding docking protein 1b isoform X2 gives MGMDTHVKEGQLYVQHQKFGKKWKKNWFVLFPASQNGIARLEFYDSPSGGGGGAGGGSGGGSNEKTRKLDKKIIRLSECISILPALTETCPKENMAAFCVETNDKTHVFAAEKNAAKDWMDTMCDIAFQGGSGSINAAADSNGGPQDLQMSENLIYYSREEVNEFWVTIQHTEASDRCGLAGSYWLKAENDAMILKDPKTKKHIQVWPYKLLRRYGRDRVMFSFEAGRRCDSGPGNFTFDTKQGNEIFMLVDQAIQSQKAQAEERHLSCPFNFDPDCPASLQHIRNPSGVTSGNGDNSSCSSREADGDSGGSKPGSADGVLGKREGDVGGVRGQGGGAAGGLKSRSLPEPPVMLGGLAAKGLPSTDEQAGFYSEPADSVRLPLLNADSLYSDPVDSIKTQNQTSNSSTPPVPTPRLRPVGDESSGGGFQGDHHHGGTNHRKPPDMSLYFYDQVNMELNQKTSGLNLNGPAGGGRGGGRGVNSNRRPPVGQVQGALSPPAHRVEHIYDEPEGCAKANAGMPAIAGITIYDEARLEPLSLKRLDDLVATSGAEGNFNTVSTGKPSESHRQSLPQPGPSRGTPQPPTPKFPKPITAPKPGRGPFTRKEPVPLPPGKHGGPGSNLNNNNNIWGSVGGQGKELYSRVSKKKALPGNPWYSQHQQALLRSPDIIYDNLGDI, from the exons aaatggaagaagaatTGGTTTGTCCTTTTTCCTGCCAGTCAAAATGGCATTGCCCGCCTCGAATTCTATGACTCACCCTCAGGTGGAGGGGGAGGGGCTGGTGGAGGCTCAGGAGGTGGGTCCAATGAGAAAACCAGGAAGTTGGACAAGAAGATCATCCGCTTGTCTGAGTGCATTTCCATCCTGCCAGCACTGACGGAGACCTGTCCCAAAGAAAACATGGCGGCGTTCTGTGTGGAAACCAATGACAAGACACATGTGTTTGCTGCAGAGAAGAATGCTGCCAAGGACTGGATGGATACTATGTGTGACATTGCATTTCAG GGAGGAAGTGGCAGCATTAATGCTGCTGCAGACTCTAATGGAGGACCCCAGGACCTGCAGATGTCTGAAAACCTCATCTACTACTCCAGAGAGGAGG TGAATGAATTCTGGGTGACTATTCAGCATACTGAAGCGTCAGATCGTTGTGGGCTGGCAGGCAGCTACTGGCTTAAAGCGGAAAATGACGCCATGATTTTAAAGGATCCAAAGACCAAAAAGCATATCCAGGTGTGGCCATACAAGCTGCTGAGGAGATACGGGAGAGACCGG GTGATGTTTTCATTTGAGGCTGGTCGTCGTTGTGACTCAGGCCCTGGTAACTTCACCTTTGATACCAAGCAAGGGAATGAAATCTTCATGCTGGTGGACCAGGCCATTCAGTCACAGAAGGCACAGGCTGAGGAACGCCACCTTAGCTGTCCCTTCAACTTTGACCCTGACTGCCCTGCATCACTGCAGCACATACGCAACCCGAGTGGTGTGACATCAGGAAATGGagacaacagcagctgcagcagtcgGGAGGCAGATGGTGATTCTGGTGGCAGCAAACCGGGCTCTGCTGATGGTGTGCTTGGGAAAAGAGAAGGAGATGTTGGAGGAGTAAGAGGACAAGGAGGTGGAGCTGCAGGGGGACTTAAAAGCAGGAGTTTACCTGAACCACCAGTTATGTTGGGGGGTTTGGCAGCAAAAGGTCTTCCCTCAACCGATGAACAGGCAGGTTTTTACTCGGAGCCAGCTGACTCTGTGCGTCTGCCTCTGCTCAATGCTGACAGCCTCTACTCTGACCCGGTAGACAGCATCAAAACTCAGAACCAAACAAGCAACTCATCCACACCCCCAGTGCCCACCCCCCGCCTACGACCAGTAGGAGACGAGTCCTCAGGAGGTGGCTTCCAAGGGGATCATCACCATGGAGGGACCAACCACAGGAAGCCCCCAGATATGTCCTTGTACTTTTACGACCAGGTCAACATGGAGCTGAACCAGAAAACAAGTGGTCTGAATCTGAATGGGCCAGCAGGGGGGggaagagggggaggaagaggggTGAACAGTAACAGACGACCTCCAGTAGGGCAAGTACAGGGGGCTTTGTCACCTCCTGCTCACCGTGTGGAGCACATATATGATGAACCAGAGGGCTGCGCCAAAGCGAACGCGGGCATGCCTGCTATTGCAGGGATAACTATTTATGACGAGGCTCGTTTGGAGCCTCTCAGCCTGAAGAGACTGGACGACTTGGTGGCCACATCAGGTGCAGAGGGGAATTTCAACACTGTTTCCACCGGAAAGCCATCGGAGTCTCACAGACAATCTCTTCCACAGCCCGGCCCGAGCCGTGGCACGCCCCAGCCTCCAACTCCGAAGTTTCCCAAGCCTATTACAGCCCCCAAGCCAGGTAGGGGTCCTTTCACTCGTAAGGAGCCAGTGCCACTGCCCCCTGGGAAACATGGAGGTCCTGGTAGCAatttgaacaacaacaacaacatttgggGTTCAGTAGGAGGACAGGGAAAGGAGCTGTACAGCAGAGTGTCTAAAAAGAAAGCCCTCCCTGGTAATCCGTGGTACAGCCAGCACCAG